Within Paeniglutamicibacter psychrophenolicus, the genomic segment TGACCGACGTGGACAAGATCGGCGGCGTGCCGGTGATCATGAAGGCCCTGCTCGATGCCGGCCTGCTGCACGGGGACTGCCTGACCGTCACCGGCAAGACCGTTGCCGAGAACCTCGCGGCGATCAACCCGCCGGATGTCGACGGCAAGATCCTGCGCGCGCTGGACAACCCGATCCACAAGACCGGCGGCATCACCGTGCTGCACGGCACGATGGCACCCGAGGGCGCCGTCGTGAAGTCCGCCGGCTTCGACGCCGACGTCTTCGAGGGCACCGCACGGGTCTTCGACCGCGAGCAGGGCGCGCTTGCCGCGCTGGATGCCGGCGCCATCAAGGCAGGCGACGTGGTGGTCATCCGCTACGAGGGCCCCAAGGGCGGACCGGGCATGCGCGAGATGCTTGCCATCACCGGCGCCATCAAGGGCGCAGGCCTGGGCAAGGACGTGCTGCTGCTGACCGACGGGCGCTTCTCCGGAGGCACCACCGGCCTGTGCATCGGCCACGTGGCCCCCGAGGCCGTCGACGGCGGCCCGATCGCGTTCGTCAAGGACGGCGACAAGATCCGCGTGGACATCGCTGCCCGCTCCTTCGACCTTTTGGTCGAGCCGGCGGAGCTCGAGGCACGCAAGGTGGGCTGGGAGCCGTTGCCGGCCAAGTTCACCACCGGCGTGCTGGCCAAGTACGCCAAGCTGGTCAAGTCCGCTTCGACCGGAGCATACTGTGGCTAGGCAATAGGCCTTGAAACGATGGGTGGACGCCACCAAAGCGTCCACCCATCGGACAACAGTCTCAAATAGTGAGATTGTGGGTGTTGGTGTTTGACTCCGGATGCGGCGGCGACCAAACTGGATGCATGCACAACCGCACCGTACTACTAGTTATCAAGCGCTGAGCTTGAGTCCCTCCACAACCTGGAGGGCTTCGGTGACGCGCAAACCCCATTCGCCGCAAGGTGCCTTTGGGGTTTTTTTATGTGCAGGGTTAGAAGAGATAGAGAAGGATATATCCCCATGAGTAACGGAACCACCGCCAGCCCCGGGCTGCCGGCTAAACCCGCCAACCGCAGCAAGGATGCCACTGTCTCTTCCGTCGTGGAAGCGTCGAGCCTGGTCCAGGGCCCGAACAACATCATTGCTCCCACCGAGATGCTTGGCTCACAAGCCATTGTGCGCTCACTGGAAGAATTGGGCGTCAAGGACGTCTTCGGGTTGCCGGGCGGGGCCATCATGCCCACCTACGACTCGCTCATGGATTCGACCAAGATCAACCACGTCTTGGTCCGCCACGAACAGGGCTCGGGCCACGCGGCCCAGGGCTACGCCATGGTCACCGGCGAGGTCGGCGTCTGCATCGCAACCTCCGGACCCGGCGCCACCAACCTGGTCACCTCCATTGCCGACGCGCACATGGACTCGGTCCCCATGGTTGCCATCACCGGCCAGGTGCACAGCGCCTTCATCGGTTCGGACGCCTTCCAGGAGGCGGACATCGTGGGCATCACCATGCCCATCACCAAGCACTCCTTCCTGGTCACCAAGGCCGAGGACATCCCAAGGATCCTGGCCTCGGCATTCCACATCGCATCCACGGGCCGTCCCGGCCCGGTGCTGGTGGACATCACCAAGGACGCCCAGCAGTCCAAGATGACGTTCTCCTGGCCGCCGAAGATCGATCTGCCCGGCTACAAGACCGTGGTGCGCGGGCACAACAAGCAGGTCCGCGAGGCGGCCAAGCTGATTGCCGCCTCTTCCCGCCCGGTCTTCTACGTCGGTGGCGGCGTCATCAAGGCGCACGCCGCGGCCGAGCTGAAGGAATTCGCCGAGCTGGTCGGCGCCCCGGTGGTCACCACCCTGCAGGCCCGCGGCGCATTCCCGGACAGCCACGAACTGCACGTGGGCATGCCCGGCATGCACGGCTCGGTCTCCGCGGTCACCGCGCTGCAGCAGTCGGATTTGCTGATCACCCTCGGCGCCCGCTTCGATGACCGGGTCACCGGCGTGCTGCACACCTTCGCGCCCAACGCCAAGGTCATCCACGCGGACATCGACCCGGCGGAGATCTCCAAGAACCGCACCGCGGACATCCCGATCGTCGGTTCGGTCAAGGAAATCATCCCGGAGCTCACCGAGGCCTGCCGCACCCGCTTCACCGAGGGCGGCGCCCCGGACCTGTCGGCCTGGTGGAACACCATCGGCCGGCTGCGCGAGACCTACCCGATCGGCTTCACCCCGACCCAGGACGGTCTCTCGGCCCCGCAGCACGTGATCCAGCGGATCGGCGAGCTCACCGGCCCCGAGGCCGTGTACGTCGCGGGCGTGGGCCAGCACCAGATGTGGGCAGCGCAGTTCATCAAGTACGAGCGCCCCCAGTCCTGGCTGAACTCCGGCGGACTGGGCACCATGGGCTACTCGGTCCCGGCGGCCATGGGCGCGAAGGTCGGCAACCCCGACCGCGTGGTCTGGGCCATCGACGGCGACGGCTGCTTCCAGATGACCAACCAGGAACTGGCCACCTGCGTGATCAACAACATCCCGATCAAGGTCGCGATCATCAACAACTCCTCCCTGGGCATGGTCCGCCAGTGGCAGACCCTGTTCTACAACTCGCGCTACTCCAACACCGACCTGAACACCGGGGCCGGCACCGCGCGCGTCCCGGACTTCGTGAAGCTTGCCGACGCCTATGGTTGTGTTGGCTTGCGCTGCGAACGCGACGAGGACATCGACGCGACGATCCAGCAGGCCCTGGCCATCAACGACCGCCCGGTCGTCATCGACTTCGTGGTCTCCCGCGACTCGATGGTCTGGCCGATGGTCCCCACCGGCGTGAGCAACGACCTGATCCAGATTGCTCGCGGCATGACGCCCGAGTGGGAAGAAGAGGACTAGAAATCCCATGGCACGACACACTCTTTCCGTACTCGTCGAAGACGTCCCGGGCGTGCTGACGCGCGTGGCAAGCCTTTTTGCCCGCCGCGCCTTCAACATCCACTCGCTGGCCGTGGGCCCCACGGAGATCACCGGGATTTCCCGCATCACCGTGGTCGTCGACGCCGAGGGCGACCTGCTCGAGCAGGTCACCAAGCAGCTGAACAAACTCATCAACGTCATCAAGATCGTTGAATTGATGCCCGAGGCTTCGGTGCAGCGTGACCATATCCTGGTCAAGGTGCGCGCCGATGCGGCCACCCGCCTGCAGGTCACCCAGGCCGCAGACCTCTTCCGTGCCTCCGTGGTGGACGTGTCAACCGACTCGCTCATCATCGAGGCCACCGGCAACGCCGAGAAGATCCACGCGCTGCTGGCGGTGCTGGAGCCCTTCGGCATCCGCGAGATCGTCCAGGCGGGCACCCTTGCCGTCGGGCGCGGCTCCAAATCGATGTCGGACCGCGCCCTGCGCTCCGTCTCCGCCTAAAACCCCCATTCTTCACACTGATACCAAGGAGAAACCACAGTGACTGAAATGTTCTATGACGACGATGTAGATCTCTCGATCATCCAGGGACGCACCGTCGCCATCATCGGCTACGGCTCCCAGGGCCACGCCCACGCACTGAACCTGCGCGACTCCGGCGTGGACGTGCGCGTCGGCCTGAAGGCCGGCTCCAAGTCGATCGCCAAGGCCGAGGCCGAGGGCCTGCGCGTCCTTTCCGTCGCCGAGGCAGTGGCAGAAGCCGACCTGATCATGATCCTGACCCCGGACCAGGTCCAGCGCCACGTCTACAAGGACGACATCGAAGCCAACCTGCAGCCGGGCGACGCCCTGTTCTTCGGCCACGGCTTCAACATCCGCTACGGCTACATCACCCCGCCGGCAAACGTCGACGTGGCCCTGGTCGCCCCGAAGGCACCGGGCCACACCGTGCGTCGCGAATTCGAAGCCGGCCGCGGCATCCCGGATTTGATCGCAGTGGAGCAGGACTTCACCGGCGGCGCCAAGACCCTGGCCCTGTCCTACGCCAAGGCCATCGGCGGCACCCGCGCCGGCGTCATCGAGACCACCTTCACCGAAGAGACCGAAACCGACCTCTTCGGCGAGCAGGCTGTCCTTTGCGGCGGCGCCTCGCAGCTGATCCAGTACGGCTTCGAGACCCTGACCGAAGCCGGCTACAAGCCGGAGATCGCCTACTTCGAGGTGCTGCACGAGCTCAAGCTCATCGTGGACCTGATGTGGGAGGGCGGCATCGCCAAGCAGCGCTGGAGCGTCTCGGACACCGCCGAGTACGGCGACTACGTCTCGGGCCCGCGCGTGATCACCCCGGAGGTCAAGGAGAACATGAAGGCCGTTCTCGCCGACATCCAGAACGGCAACTTCGCCAAGCGCTTCATCGAGGACCAGGATGCCGGCGCGCCGGAGTTCATGGCACTGCGCAAGAAGGGCGAGGAGCACCCGATCGAAGAGACCGGCCGCGAACTGCGCAAGCTCTTCTCCTGGAAGACCAGCGACGACTACACCGAGGGCTCGGTCGCACGCTAAGGCGAGCCGAACCCATTGGTGGCGGGGTCCCAAAGCCCCGGCTGACCGCATGACGATGCCCGTCCCGACGAAAGTCGGGGCGGGTTTTGTCGTTGGCACAGAAAATGGTGGTGGACAGAGACCAAGGTTAATGATCGTCTATGCGATCGTTGACTCTGTTTGTGATCATTATTGTGACCATAATGTAGGCATGGCACCTACACCGACCTCGCCCAAAACCCGCCGAACCGCCGCCACCATCGGTGACCAGTTGACCACGTGGCGGAAGCTGCAGGGGCTGACCGCGCAACAGGTTGCCGATCGCGCGCGGATCAGTCGAACGACCTTGCGCAAGATCGAGCACGGTTCCCTTGGTGTGGGGTTCGAGGCATTTTTGGATGTTGCACGCGCCCTGGGGCTCTCTCCCCAGCTGACCACCGCGTTCGACCCCTATGAGACCGACATGGGTCGTGCCCGCGCCGATGAAATGTTGCCGCAGCGGGTTCGGGGTCGGCAAGAGAAGCGAAAGCAATAGTTACTGCCGAGAATATGGGCAGGAGCAATGAGCCGTTCGTCAACAGGCGTTCTTCTGCGACGTCTATCGCCGCTCCCGGCGACAAGGTCGGAGTCAGCCGCAACGGACGGGACGTTGCCAAATCCAGTGTCCGGTTGGTCAGGCTCCGAAAAGGGAGCACCGGAACCGGACTCCAGGGGAACCGCGTGGAAGCGCTCCTTCCCAGCTCTCCCGATTCGAACCGGTCGAGCAACGTGGCTGCAACCCGCATGACCCTTGAAAGGGCTACTGCTGGGGAGACGCCTCGCTATCGAATCGACGCGAGGGCCGTTTCTCAACCCGTCGTTTTTGGCCGTCAACGTGCCGGTATGTGGTGCGGCAACGCGCCCCCGGTAGACTCAGTGAGCATGCACGCAAAGCCCCAAATGCCCACGAAAACCATCCACGCCGTCTTCCTCGATGTCGACGGCACCTATGCGGATTACGGGCTGGTCCCGGAGGCCCATGCAAAAGCTGTTCGTGCGGCACGCGAAGCCGGGAACAAGGTATTGCTGTGCACCGGGCGTCCGGTCTCGATGCTCCCGGCACACATCCTCGAAGCCGGGTTCGACGGCTTGGTCGCGAGCGCGGGTGCCTACGTCGAGGTGGCCGGCGAGGTGCTCATGGATCGGCGGTTCCCCGCGGACCTGGCAACCCGGACGCTGGCGGCCCTTGATGCGCATGATGCCATCTACGTCTTGGAGTCCCAGGAATCCTTGCACGTATCCAAGGCCGCCGAGCAAAGGCTGCGGGAAATCATTGAGGATCATTTCAGTCAGACCCCGGACGGCCAGGGGACAGGCTCCGATGCCATCCTGGATGCCTTGACGGCAATTCCCGCCAAACCGGCCTTTGCCAAGGTCTCGGTGTTCGAATCCCCGATCTCCGTGGGCGCCATGGCCCAGGAAATCGGTGAGGACATTGCGGTGGTCGAAAACTCCATCGCCTCGGAGGGGCGCCACTCCGGGGAGCTTTTCCAGCGAGGCATCAGCAAGGCCGACGGAGTCGCCGTGGCCATAGAACGCCTGGACATCAGCCAGGGGGACACCATCGCATTTGGTGACGGGGAAAACGACCTGGAAATGATTGCCTATGCGGGGATCGGCGTTGCCATCGAGGGCTCGCATTCCGGTCTGCTGGCCCTGGCCGACCGCACCGCGCCGCCGCCGAGCCGAGACGGGATTGCCTCGGCTTTCGCGGAGCTTGGGCTTATTTGAAATCGGACTGATGCCCACAAGCCAAGGATCGCCCGACCATCAGGTCGGGCGATCCTTGGCTTAATCGGTTATGTGGCTATTGCGGAATGCATTCATCGGTCCGATGGCTCCCACGAGTATGGGGTGAGTCGCTCGCCGGTGAATCGAGTCAAGTGGGTTCTACTTGGGACCGATGGCACACAGCGGGCGGTTGGAGTTGTTGCCGTTGTTGGAGTTACCGTTCGGGTTGCGCTTCTCGGCTCCCTTGCCGTTGTTGGTTCCGGCATTCTCGGAACGGTTCTCCAGGCACGCGTGGGTGGCTGGAGGTTCCATGCCTGCCTCGGTGACCCACTTGGAGCCCTTGTCGGTCTTGGTGATGGTGAATTCGTCGTAGAGCGCGCCGACCGGCAGGTCGGTGGTGGCGTTGGCCGTCTTCTCGGCAATGTATGAACGGTAGACCATCTTGTCCGCCGAGACGTCAATGACCTGGTAGGTGGTCACGCCGGCACCGCGCAGCACCTGGGTGGCGCCGTTGAGGGTCCAGACGTTCTTCTCGTCGGTTTCCAGGTTGTAGTGCTTGGCCCCTGAGTTGGCCACGGTGTAGACCGGTCCGGTGGTCAGTCCCTCGGTGTCCGTGGCATCCGCGTTGACGTAGCCGCGGGCATAGGTGTGGTCGTGGCCCATGAGGACCAGATCGATGTTGTGCTTTTCGAAGACCGGGACCCAGACCTCGCGCAGGATCGGCTCG encodes:
- a CDS encoding acetolactate synthase large subunit, whose translation is MSNGTTASPGLPAKPANRSKDATVSSVVEASSLVQGPNNIIAPTEMLGSQAIVRSLEELGVKDVFGLPGGAIMPTYDSLMDSTKINHVLVRHEQGSGHAAQGYAMVTGEVGVCIATSGPGATNLVTSIADAHMDSVPMVAITGQVHSAFIGSDAFQEADIVGITMPITKHSFLVTKAEDIPRILASAFHIASTGRPGPVLVDITKDAQQSKMTFSWPPKIDLPGYKTVVRGHNKQVREAAKLIAASSRPVFYVGGGVIKAHAAAELKEFAELVGAPVVTTLQARGAFPDSHELHVGMPGMHGSVSAVTALQQSDLLITLGARFDDRVTGVLHTFAPNAKVIHADIDPAEISKNRTADIPIVGSVKEIIPELTEACRTRFTEGGAPDLSAWWNTIGRLRETYPIGFTPTQDGLSAPQHVIQRIGELTGPEAVYVAGVGQHQMWAAQFIKYERPQSWLNSGGLGTMGYSVPAAMGAKVGNPDRVVWAIDGDGCFQMTNQELATCVINNIPIKVAIINNSSLGMVRQWQTLFYNSRYSNTDLNTGAGTARVPDFVKLADAYGCVGLRCERDEDIDATIQQALAINDRPVVIDFVVSRDSMVWPMVPTGVSNDLIQIARGMTPEWEEED
- the ilvN gene encoding acetolactate synthase small subunit, translated to MARHTLSVLVEDVPGVLTRVASLFARRAFNIHSLAVGPTEITGISRITVVVDAEGDLLEQVTKQLNKLINVIKIVELMPEASVQRDHILVKVRADAATRLQVTQAADLFRASVVDVSTDSLIIEATGNAEKIHALLAVLEPFGIREIVQAGTLAVGRGSKSMSDRALRSVSA
- the ilvC gene encoding ketol-acid reductoisomerase, whose product is MTEMFYDDDVDLSIIQGRTVAIIGYGSQGHAHALNLRDSGVDVRVGLKAGSKSIAKAEAEGLRVLSVAEAVAEADLIMILTPDQVQRHVYKDDIEANLQPGDALFFGHGFNIRYGYITPPANVDVALVAPKAPGHTVRREFEAGRGIPDLIAVEQDFTGGAKTLALSYAKAIGGTRAGVIETTFTEETETDLFGEQAVLCGGASQLIQYGFETLTEAGYKPEIAYFEVLHELKLIVDLMWEGGIAKQRWSVSDTAEYGDYVSGPRVITPEVKENMKAVLADIQNGNFAKRFIEDQDAGAPEFMALRKKGEEHPIEETGRELRKLFSWKTSDDYTEGSVAR
- a CDS encoding helix-turn-helix domain-containing protein — translated: MTMPVPTKVGAGFVVGTENGGGQRPRLMIVYAIVDSVCDHYCDHNVGMAPTPTSPKTRRTAATIGDQLTTWRKLQGLTAQQVADRARISRTTLRKIEHGSLGVGFEAFLDVARALGLSPQLTTAFDPYETDMGRARADEMLPQRVRGRQEKRKQ
- a CDS encoding HAD-IIB family hydrolase, coding for MPTKTIHAVFLDVDGTYADYGLVPEAHAKAVRAAREAGNKVLLCTGRPVSMLPAHILEAGFDGLVASAGAYVEVAGEVLMDRRFPADLATRTLAALDAHDAIYVLESQESLHVSKAAEQRLREIIEDHFSQTPDGQGTGSDAILDALTAIPAKPAFAKVSVFESPISVGAMAQEIGEDIAVVENSIASEGRHSGELFQRGISKADGVAVAIERLDISQGDTIAFGDGENDLEMIAYAGIGVAIEGSHSGLLALADRTAPPPSRDGIASAFAELGLI